The segment CCAGGTTGTAAAGGCAATCGGGATCGTCCGGAACCTCCCGCAGCAGGCTTTCCAGGACGGCAATTGCCTGCTCCGTTTCTCCGCGCTCCGATAATATCCCCGCCAGTTCGAAGGCCGCGGCCCGCGAGGCGGGATCCAATTCCAGGGCCTTGCGGAGCCGGGATTCCGCCAGTTCAGGAGCGCCGCTTTGCTGGAGCATGCGCCCGAGCAGCGCCAGGTTGGAGGCGGTCTCCCCTTCGGCGACCAGCAGGGACTCCAGGTGGGCAATCGCATCTTGGGTGCGCCCCAGCTTCCAAGCTCCCAGGATAAGGAGTTTGCGGTCCGCCGGACTTAGGGCTCCGTCCGGCTTCCGTTGCAAGTGCTGAACGCAAAGCGGCGTTTCCCCCGCTTCCATCAGGAGGGAAAGGCAAGCGGTAACCTCCTCGTCCCCTATCTCCGGGTTGGCCAGCACGCGCTTGAGCAGCGCTACCGCCTGGACTGGTTCCGATTCTTGCAGGTGCAGACGGGCCAGGGCCAGTAATGTAGATATGTGATTAACGTCGCGTTTTAAAATTTCCTGGAATACTTCGCGCGCCGACCGGAATTCCTTCGCGGCCAAGTGGATTCGCCCAAGCAAATAGAAGGCTTCCATGTTTCCTGGATTTAACCGCAACAACCGCTCCACGTCGCGCCGGCCCTGGGAGGTCTCCCCTTTTTCCAGGCGGATGATCGCCATGTTCATCCAGGCGGCCTCGAAATTCTCGTCCTTGCGTACGCATAGGGAGAAGTCGGTCAGCGCCTCGTCTAGGTGGCCTAAGCGGTAGGCCATGTTGGCCCGATTGAACAGCGCATCTACGTATTCGGGGGCTTCCGAGTAGGCGCGATCGAAAAGCTGACGGGCTTTGGCGGCATCCCCTTCGAGATGGGCGATTTCTCCTAGACAGTTCCAGAACGAGGCGTGGCCGGCTTTACGTGATAGGCCCTCTTGGCAAATGACTTTAGCTTGCGCCAATTCCCCGAGCTTCAAGTGGCAATTGGCGAGGTCGATCAGGCCATGGATGTCCTCGGGAAAACTTGCTCGATAGGCTTCCAGGATGCGTTTCGCTTCATCGAAGTTGCCGGAATAGAAAAGGGCATTCCCCAGGTTAAGATGATAGCCAGGAAGAGGTTTTTCATCGCGCGCCAGCTTGAAGAACCGGGCCGCCACGGGATAGGCTTTCTCTTGCATGGCCAATTCACCCATGGAGTTGAACCATCGGTGATCGGCTTGCCCGGTCTTTTCCAGCTTGGCCAAGGTTTGCCGCATAGCCGCTGCAAGTCCCTTAACCTTCTGGTTTTCATAGAGATCCCATAAAGCTGTGGGGTTTTAAGAAACCAGGGTCGCTCCCTAATTCAAAGGACCGGGCTGTCAGCCGCGCATTCCCGTAGGAAGGGAAAGATTGGAACGGATTGGGGGAAAAGTGGTTGGGATGCAAGGATTCGAACCTCGATAACCAGATCCAGAATCTGGAGTCCTGCCATTGGACGACATCCCAAGGTGGCCAAAAGGTTAAAAATCTTGCTGAACCCGGTCAACGCGGACCACATGTACGGGCAGGGGTCTGTCGCATGTCCGGTTATCCTTCGGTCAGATTTCTGGCCAGTGCTGGTCTTATTAAGGTCAATAAGAAGGGCCATTGGGATGAGTTGTGGCATTGTCGTTCCGAAAAGATGGAGAATAAAAGAAGTCAACTTGCGAACCGGAAAATACCCAATAAATGTTAAAGCTTTCCGCAAGTTTACCGAGTAGTTTAGAGAGGGGTCGCCCCGCAGAGACCAACCCTGGCAACGAAGGAGTGGGTTGAATATGAAGCACGCCGCGCGTCACGAATCCATCAAGGACAAGATACCCTTCCTAAAGGGACGACCTGATCGGGAATTCCCGATTTCCAAAGACGATTTGATCAACCTCCAGATCGCATTGGAGATCCACCGCGACGTCTCCTCGTTCTGGATGGACAAGCACATCTTCAAGTAACCTCCAGGTGCCTTCCTAGCCGCGGCCCCCCGGCCGCGGCTTCTTCTTTGACCCCCTTTCCTCTTTCCACTCCTCGCTTAGTTTACCAGTTTTCCCTAGGGCTCCGGAGTCTTGTCGCTCCGGCTCCCGCTTGTGGGGAGACCGATCATCGCATCAAAATCCCGCTATGCCTTCTTAAGGCCCTACCTAAGGCGACAAATGGTCCCCATCCTGCTCGGGTGGATCCTGGTTCTTGTTTCAACCGGTCTCGATCAAGTCTCGCCTTGGATGGTGAAGGTAATCCTGGATGGCTTGCAATCCGGAAAAGGCTTTCCGGCCGTTCGTTGGCCGGTGGGCGCCATCTTGT is part of the Fibrobacterota bacterium genome and harbors:
- a CDS encoding tetratricopeptide repeat protein; translation: MRQTLAKLEKTGQADHRWFNSMGELAMQEKAYPVAARFFKLARDEKPLPGYHLNLGNALFYSGNFDEAKRILEAYRASFPEDIHGLIDLANCHLKLGELAQAKVICQEGLSRKAGHASFWNCLGEIAHLEGDAAKARQLFDRAYSEAPEYVDALFNRANMAYRLGHLDEALTDFSLCVRKDENFEAAWMNMAIIRLEKGETSQGRRDVERLLRLNPGNMEAFYLLGRIHLAAKEFRSAREVFQEILKRDVNHISTLLALARLHLQESEPVQAVALLKRVLANPEIGDEEVTACLSLLMEAGETPLCVQHLQRKPDGALSPADRKLLILGAWKLGRTQDAIAHLESLLVAEGETASNLALLGRMLQQSGAPELAESRLRKALELDPASRAAAFELAGILSERGETEQAIAVLESLLREVPDDPDCLYNLACCHARNHNFDDSLHYLKSAVEFGFRDQDKIHADRDLQAIRQFKEYTELAGQAGLIG